From Vagococcus jeotgali, one genomic window encodes:
- the mvaD gene encoding diphosphomevalonate decarboxylase, whose product MKKIGRCRAHTNIALIKYWGKRNEALFLPMNSSLSLTLDAFFTDTQVKIDPNATEDVFFLNGKKQSVEETQKMSKFLDLFRKEADIQDNMIITSFNHVPTAAGLASSASAYAALSGALNQALELDLDTKTLSTFARRGSGSATRSLYGGFVEWQMGVENDSTSSYAIPVDDASWDIGMIVIAVNTSKKKLSSRKGMKETVATSPFYPAWVNSAAVDLKEIKQAIKEKDFIRLGEITESNGMKMHGSMLGATPPISYWEPDSVRAIQKVKEIRENGIPCYITMDAGPNVKVLCQQSDMPNIMKQLRHDFDESKIIPSKVGSGLTYLTEDDWDY is encoded by the coding sequence TTGAAAAAAATAGGTAGATGCCGGGCACATACTAATATTGCCTTAATTAAATACTGGGGCAAGAGAAATGAAGCCTTATTTTTACCCATGAATAGTAGTCTCTCACTAACCTTAGATGCTTTTTTTACAGATACTCAAGTAAAAATTGATCCAAATGCCACAGAAGATGTCTTCTTCTTAAATGGTAAAAAACAGTCGGTTGAAGAGACACAAAAAATGTCTAAATTTCTAGACTTATTTAGAAAAGAAGCTGATATACAAGATAATATGATCATTACTAGCTTTAATCATGTTCCAACAGCAGCTGGGCTTGCCTCTTCAGCTTCTGCTTATGCTGCCTTAAGTGGTGCTTTAAACCAAGCTCTAGAATTAGACTTAGATACTAAAACACTATCTACTTTTGCAAGACGTGGTAGTGGTAGTGCAACAAGAAGTTTATATGGTGGCTTTGTTGAGTGGCAAATGGGCGTAGAAAATGATTCGACTTCAAGTTATGCTATACCTGTTGATGATGCCTCTTGGGATATTGGTATGATTGTCATCGCAGTCAATACTAGTAAGAAAAAACTCTCAAGTCGCAAGGGAATGAAAGAAACAGTAGCTACTTCCCCTTTTTACCCGGCTTGGGTTAATAGTGCAGCAGTTGATTTAAAAGAAATAAAACAAGCCATTAAAGAAAAAGACTTTATCCGTCTAGGAGAGATTACTGAATCTAATGGAATGAAGATGCATGGTAGCATGCTAGGCGCAACCCCTCCCATTTCCTACTGGGAACCAGATAGTGTTAGAGCTATTCAAAAAGTAAAGGAAATTAGAGAAAACGGGATTCCGTGCTATATCACGATGGATGCTGGACCTAATGTTAAGGTACTCTGTCAACAATCAGACATGCCTAATATTATGAAACAGTTACGCCACGATTTTGATGAGAGTAAAATCATCCCGTCTAAAGTTGGTTCAGGATTGACTTATTTGACTGAGGACGATTGGGATTATTAA
- a CDS encoding phosphomevalonate kinase produces the protein MIKASAPGKLYIAGEYAVLEPGQPALIVALDQFITVTLKQADKQGSICSRYSNGISIPWTRRNGKFYMDQRDNPFSYIASSVSIVETYLKELGYTLKYFDLTIESELDNKDGRKYGLGSSGAVTIATIKAILKFYDIEYTAELLYKLAAITHLSLNSNGSFGDLAASSYEGWIAYSCFERDWLINHLTHHTLTFTELLEETWPKLMIEPLESPEDLRLLIGWTGSPASTTLLVDSMQDEQDEMNGFYREFLTKSHACVSNLIAAFKDGNIRDVQEGIRLNRSLLQSLANKSGVDIETQALRDLCQIAEDAHGAAKSSGAGGGDCGIVIFKQEEEILPMVSAWEKKGIMNLPLQVYKTPDISHKAITGDL, from the coding sequence TTGATAAAAGCAAGTGCACCAGGGAAACTTTATATTGCTGGAGAATACGCTGTGTTAGAACCAGGACAACCTGCTCTAATCGTAGCACTCGATCAATTTATAACAGTTACTCTGAAACAAGCTGATAAACAAGGTAGTATATGCTCACGTTATTCAAATGGGATATCCATTCCTTGGACAAGGCGTAATGGTAAATTTTACATGGACCAACGCGATAACCCATTTTCATATATTGCCAGTTCTGTAAGTATTGTTGAAACGTACCTAAAAGAATTAGGTTATACTTTAAAATATTTTGATCTAACTATTGAAAGTGAATTGGATAATAAAGATGGACGTAAATACGGCTTAGGTTCAAGCGGGGCTGTTACTATAGCAACGATTAAAGCGATTTTAAAATTTTATGACATAGAATATACCGCTGAATTACTTTATAAATTAGCCGCCATCACCCACCTATCTTTAAATAGTAATGGCTCTTTTGGTGACTTAGCTGCAAGCTCTTATGAAGGCTGGATTGCTTATTCATGCTTTGAGCGTGACTGGTTGATTAATCACTTAACACATCATACTTTGACATTTACAGAATTATTAGAAGAAACATGGCCAAAACTAATGATTGAACCTCTTGAATCCCCTGAGGATTTACGCTTATTAATTGGCTGGACAGGCTCTCCTGCTTCTACGACACTCTTAGTTGATAGTATGCAAGACGAGCAAGATGAAATGAATGGTTTTTACCGAGAATTTTTAACTAAGAGTCATGCTTGTGTCTCTAATTTAATTGCAGCTTTTAAAGATGGTAACATTCGAGACGTTCAAGAAGGTATTCGTTTAAATCGCTCTTTGTTACAATCTCTAGCAAATAAAAGTGGTGTTGATATTGAAACACAGGCCTTAAGAGATCTTTGTCAAATTGCTGAAGATGCTCATGGGGCGGCTAAATCTTCTGGTGCTGGTGGTGGTGATTGTGGTATTGTCATCTTTAAGCAGGAAGAAGAAATTTTACCTATGGTGTCTGCTTGGGAGAAGAAAGGTATTATGAATTTACCTCTACAAGTTTATAAAACACCAGATATTTCTCACAAAGCTATTACTGGAGACCTATAG
- the fni gene encoding type 2 isopentenyl-diphosphate Delta-isomerase, whose protein sequence is MTTSWNRKDQHIHYAQMQYDTPRFNGFEGMRFIHQSLSQTKVSDISLNTSIADLNLDTPFFINAMTGGSDKAKVINENLAYVAKETKLAMALGSISIALTQPDLQNSFRIVRKVNPDGIIFANLGAHHSLDNAKKVVDLVEANALQLHLNTPQELVMPEGDRDFTMWLKNIEHITTNLDVPVIVKEVGFGMAKETMTKLTEVGVSIIDVAGRGGTNFIQIENERREEKEYNYLMDWGQTTVESLLEAQPFLYNTTIISSGGIKTPLDMLKSFGLGASAVGISGEFLNLILTKGNAATIQQVQQWKEELTFLMTMIGAKQISDIKDKPFILNQELTHWCQERNIPIHKKRG, encoded by the coding sequence ATGACAACATCATGGAATAGAAAAGATCAGCACATTCACTATGCACAAATGCAATATGACACACCTCGTTTCAATGGATTTGAGGGGATGAGATTTATCCACCAATCCCTATCTCAAACAAAAGTTAGTGACATATCGCTTAATACCTCTATTGCTGATTTAAATCTTGACACTCCTTTTTTTATTAATGCAATGACAGGTGGGAGTGATAAAGCTAAAGTGATTAATGAAAACTTAGCTTATGTTGCTAAAGAGACAAAACTTGCCATGGCTCTTGGTTCAATCAGTATTGCTTTAACACAACCTGATTTACAAAATAGCTTTCGTATTGTGAGGAAAGTCAATCCAGATGGTATTATTTTTGCAAATCTTGGTGCCCACCATTCCCTAGATAATGCAAAAAAAGTTGTTGACTTAGTCGAAGCTAATGCCTTACAACTTCATTTAAATACTCCACAAGAACTTGTCATGCCAGAAGGTGACCGTGATTTTACTATGTGGTTGAAAAATATTGAACATATCACGACTAACCTTGATGTGCCTGTTATTGTTAAAGAAGTCGGCTTTGGTATGGCAAAAGAGACTATGACAAAACTCACTGAGGTGGGTGTTTCAATCATTGATGTAGCTGGTAGAGGGGGCACTAATTTTATCCAAATTGAAAATGAACGCCGTGAGGAAAAGGAATATAATTATCTTATGGATTGGGGACAAACAACGGTAGAGTCTTTACTAGAAGCACAACCATTTTTATATAATACTACTATTATTTCATCTGGTGGTATTAAAACTCCTTTAGATATGCTAAAATCTTTTGGATTAGGTGCTTCAGCCGTTGGTATTTCAGGAGAGTTTTTAAATTTGATTTTAACTAAAGGAAATGCTGCTACTATTCAACAAGTTCAACAGTGGAAAGAAGAATTAACTTTCTTAATGACTATGATAGGTGCTAAACAGATATCTGATATTAAAGATAAACCTTTTATATTAAATCAAGAATTAACACATTGGTGTCAAGAACGGAATATCCCAATTCATAAAA